One window from the genome of Bacillus weihaiensis encodes:
- a CDS encoding phosphoadenylyl-sulfate reductase, which translates to MLTYEGWVEPNNEFKVDEVYKGALHVLEWTYNHYGEEVVYACSFGIEGIVLIDLISKVKPDAKIVFLDTDVHFKETYELIDRVKERYPALRIELKKPNLTLDEQAEQYGDKLWEREPNTCCNIRKIIPLNETLQGSTAWISGLRREQSETRKHVNYINKDDRFHSVKICPLIHWTWKDVWRYVHKNDLTYNPLHDKGYPSIGCFHCTKPTFDENDLRSGRWSGQMKTECGLHQ; encoded by the coding sequence ATGCTTACTTATGAAGGTTGGGTAGAACCAAATAATGAGTTTAAGGTTGATGAAGTTTATAAAGGAGCTTTACATGTCTTGGAATGGACATATAATCACTATGGTGAAGAAGTGGTCTATGCTTGTAGTTTCGGTATTGAAGGAATCGTGCTTATAGATCTTATCTCTAAAGTGAAGCCTGATGCGAAAATTGTTTTCTTAGATACAGACGTACACTTTAAAGAAACATATGAGTTAATTGACCGAGTGAAGGAGCGATATCCCGCACTACGAATTGAATTAAAAAAGCCTAATCTTACTCTAGATGAACAAGCAGAACAGTACGGAGATAAGCTTTGGGAAAGGGAGCCGAATACATGTTGTAACATTAGGAAAATTATCCCTTTAAATGAGACGCTGCAAGGATCAACTGCTTGGATTTCAGGGCTAAGACGAGAGCAATCAGAAACAAGGAAACATGTTAATTATATTAATAAGGATGATCGCTTTCATTCTGTTAAGATCTGTCCTCTTATCCATTGGACTTGGAAGGATGTATGGAGATATGTTCATAAAAATGACCTAACCTATAATCCTTTACATGATAAAGGGTATCCAAGTATCGGGTGTTTTCATTGTACAAAACCAACTTTCGATGAAAATGATTTAAGGTCTGGTAGATGGTCTGGACAAATGAAGACAGAATGCGGCCTCCATCAATAG
- the pyrE gene encoding orotate phosphoribosyltransferase, translated as MKTIIAKDLLEIKAVYLQPNDPFTWSSGMKSPIYCDNRLTLSFTEIRTNIARGLSQIIKESFSEAELVAGTATAGIPHAAWVADQLKLPMCYVRSKAKGHGKGNQIEGQVKENQKVVVVEDLISTGGSAITAVEALKAAGCDVLGIVSIFTYGLPIAEEMLKKANVEAKSLCDYDTLIQVAAKEGYVNEVDLHKLKKWRENPSSNGWIQ; from the coding sequence ATGAAAACCATCATTGCAAAAGATTTACTTGAAATAAAAGCGGTGTATCTTCAACCAAACGATCCATTCACTTGGTCTAGTGGAATGAAATCACCTATTTACTGTGACAATCGATTAACACTTTCCTTTACAGAAATAAGAACAAATATTGCTAGAGGGTTATCTCAGATAATAAAAGAATCCTTTTCAGAAGCTGAGTTGGTAGCAGGAACAGCAACTGCAGGAATTCCACATGCTGCATGGGTGGCAGATCAGCTAAAGCTTCCAATGTGCTATGTACGTAGTAAAGCAAAAGGACATGGGAAAGGAAATCAAATAGAAGGTCAAGTTAAAGAAAACCAAAAAGTAGTTGTCGTAGAGGATCTTATTTCAACAGGTGGAAGTGCAATTACTGCAGTTGAGGCATTAAAAGCTGCGGGCTGTGATGTGTTGGGGATTGTCTCTATCTTTACATATGGGTTGCCAATAGCAGAAGAGATGCTTAAGAAAGCGAATGTTGAAGCTAAATCATTATGTGATTATGATACATTAATTCAAGTGGCTGCAAAGGAAGGGTATGTTAATGAAGTAGATTTACATAAATTGAAAAAGTGGCGAGAGAACCCATCCTCTAATGGATGGATCCAGTAA
- the pyrF gene encoding orotidine-5'-phosphate decarboxylase yields MNRPLIIALDFKSRDEVDLFLKQFPNEQLFVKVGMELFYQEGPSIITHIKNQGHKIFLDLKLHDIPNTVKQAMKGLAKLEVDLVNVHAAGGKKMMEAAIEGLTLGTPLGKTRPACIAVTQLTSTSEKMIQEDLLITEQLDSVVLHYAKLAQESGLDGVVCSTHEVKRLNSELGRSFITVTPGIRMEGESSDDQSRVATPQLAKRLGSTCIVVGRSITKQQNPYKAYMKVKNAWEENEK; encoded by the coding sequence ATAAACAGACCCCTCATTATTGCTCTTGATTTTAAAAGCCGAGATGAAGTTGATTTATTTTTGAAACAATTCCCAAATGAACAGCTTTTTGTAAAAGTAGGAATGGAATTATTTTATCAGGAAGGTCCTTCTATTATTACCCACATAAAAAACCAAGGTCATAAGATTTTCCTAGATTTAAAGCTTCATGATATACCAAACACTGTGAAGCAAGCGATGAAAGGACTCGCTAAGCTTGAGGTTGACTTAGTAAATGTACATGCAGCCGGTGGAAAGAAGATGATGGAGGCGGCAATTGAAGGCCTCACTTTAGGAACACCTCTAGGAAAAACACGACCAGCTTGTATTGCGGTTACTCAGTTAACGAGTACTTCTGAAAAAATGATTCAAGAGGACCTATTAATAACTGAACAGCTTGATTCTGTTGTTCTTCACTATGCTAAATTGGCACAAGAAAGTGGATTAGATGGTGTAGTATGTTCCACACATGAAGTAAAAAGACTGAACAGTGAATTAGGGAGGTCCTTCATTACAGTAACACCTGGTATACGTATGGAGGGAGAATCATCTGATGATCAATCGAGAGTTGCAACTCCGCAGTTAGCTAAAAGACTAGGGTCAACATGTATTGTTGTTGGGAGAAGTATTACAAAACAACAAAATCCATATAAAGCGTATATGAAAGTGAAAAATGCCTGGGAGGAAAACGAAAAATGA
- a CDS encoding dihydroorotate dehydrogenase, whose amino-acid sequence MLEVNLPGLSLKNPIMPASGCFGFGREYSSFYDLSMLGSIMIKASTQEARFGNPTPRVAETDAGMLNAIGLQNPGVEKVISQELAWLDQFDVPIIANVAGAQIEDYVYVADKISKTPNVHALELNISCPNVKTGGIAFGTIPEIAQQLTKAVKQVSSVPVYVKLSPNVSNIVEMAKAIEDAGADGLTMINTLIGMRLDLKTGKPVLANKTGGLSGPAIKPVAIRMVYEVSQAVNIPIIGMGGVQNVDDVIEFLYAGASAVAVGTANFVNPFVCPEIIEQLPNRLKELGFNHVSECVGRSWKNDKQTPHYCS is encoded by the coding sequence ATGTTAGAAGTAAACTTACCTGGTTTATCATTAAAAAACCCAATCATGCCAGCATCTGGTTGCTTTGGATTCGGAAGAGAATATAGTTCCTTTTATGATTTAAGTATGCTTGGATCCATCATGATTAAAGCGAGTACTCAGGAAGCGAGATTCGGTAACCCAACACCACGTGTAGCAGAAACAGACGCGGGGATGTTGAATGCTATTGGATTACAAAACCCGGGTGTGGAAAAGGTTATCTCACAAGAGCTTGCGTGGCTAGATCAATTTGATGTGCCCATCATTGCAAATGTTGCTGGGGCACAAATCGAAGATTATGTTTATGTAGCTGACAAAATTAGTAAGACTCCAAATGTACATGCGCTCGAACTAAACATTTCATGTCCTAATGTAAAAACAGGTGGAATTGCATTTGGTACTATACCAGAAATTGCTCAACAACTAACAAAGGCAGTAAAACAAGTATCCTCAGTACCTGTCTATGTAAAGCTTTCTCCAAATGTTTCAAATATTGTAGAGATGGCAAAAGCGATTGAAGATGCCGGTGCAGATGGTTTAACAATGATCAATACATTAATTGGGATGCGTCTTGATTTAAAAACAGGTAAGCCTGTACTAGCAAATAAAACAGGAGGATTATCAGGTCCAGCTATAAAGCCTGTAGCGATTCGAATGGTATATGAAGTCAGTCAAGCGGTAAACATCCCTATTATCGGTATGGGCGGAGTCCAAAATGTAGATGATGTGATTGAATTTTTATATGCAGGAGCAAGTGCAGTAGCAGTTGGAACAGCTAATTTTGTCAACCCATTTGTATGTCCTGAAATCATTGAACAACTCCCAAATCGTTTAAAGGAATTAGGTTTTAATCATGTGTCTGAATGTGTAGGAAGGAGCTGGAAAAATGATAAACAGACCCCTCATTATTGCTCTTGA
- a CDS encoding dihydroorotate dehydrogenase electron transfer subunit, with protein sequence MIKKELMVVVKHENIAKNIFQLTLQGELVKEMKQPGQFVHLKVTDGSAPLLRRPISISEIDKENNHFTMIYRVEGAGTQLLSYKKVDDVVDVLGPLGNGFPLDASKSGDTVLLVGGGIGVPPLLELSKQLVKRGVIVQHVLGFQTKEAVFLENEFSSLGRTIIATDDGSYGYQGFVTHAIRDRDISFSTLYTCGPTPMLKAIEREYEKIPLFLSLEERMGCGVGACFACVCHTVDDPTGTSYKKVCSDGPVFKAGEVVL encoded by the coding sequence GTGATAAAAAAAGAGCTGATGGTCGTAGTCAAGCATGAAAATATTGCAAAGAATATTTTTCAATTAACCCTTCAAGGTGAACTAGTAAAAGAAATGAAGCAGCCTGGTCAATTTGTTCATCTTAAAGTGACAGATGGATCAGCTCCATTGTTAAGAAGACCAATAAGTATATCTGAAATTGATAAAGAAAACAATCATTTTACAATGATTTACAGAGTAGAAGGAGCTGGAACACAGCTCCTTTCTTACAAAAAAGTAGATGATGTTGTTGATGTATTAGGTCCGTTAGGGAATGGTTTCCCACTAGATGCTTCTAAAAGCGGTGACACAGTCCTTTTAGTTGGTGGTGGAATTGGTGTGCCACCTCTTCTTGAATTGTCCAAACAGCTTGTCAAAAGAGGTGTTATAGTTCAGCATGTATTAGGCTTTCAGACAAAGGAAGCTGTCTTCTTAGAGAATGAGTTTTCTAGCTTAGGTAGAACAATAATTGCCACAGATGATGGATCTTACGGCTATCAAGGCTTTGTAACACATGCTATAAGGGACAGGGATATAAGCTTTTCAACACTATATACATGTGGTCCAACTCCGATGCTAAAAGCGATTGAAAGAGAATATGAAAAGATCCCACTATTTCTATCTCTTGAAGAAAGAATGGGCTGTGGTGTTGGAGCATGCTTTGCATGTGTATGTCATACAGTAGACGATCCAACAGGAACTAGCTATAAAAAAGTATGTAGTGATGGACCTGTATTTAAAGCTGGAGAGGTGGTTTTATAA
- the carB gene encoding carbamoyl-phosphate synthase large subunit, with translation MPKRTDINKILVIGSGPIIIGQAAEFDYAGTQACIALKEEGYEVVLVNSNPATIMTDTEIADKVYIEPLTLEFLSNIIRKERPDALVPTLGGQTGLNLAVELAESGVLDECGVEILGTKLSAIKQAEDRDLFRTLMRELNEPVPESEIIHNLAEAYDFVEQIGYPVIVRPAYTLGGTGGGICENEDELIEIVTSGLKNSPVTQCLLEKSIAGYKEIEYEVMRDSNDHAIVVCNMENFDPVGVHTGDSIVFAPSQTLSDREYQLLRNVSLKIIRALKIEGGCNVQLALDPDSFNYYIIEVNPRVSRSSALASKATGYPIAKLAAKIAVGLTLDEMKNPVTGRTYACFEPALDYIVSKIPRWPFDKFESANRRLGTQMKATGEVMAIGRTLEESLLKAVRSLESDVDYLRLKDAEGFTDKLIEKRIRKAGDERLFYIAEALRRGVTKEMIHEWSKIDLFFLMKIEKIISFEKELKENPYNLDILKSAKEKGFADSEIARLWESTDREVYKLRKQSSIIPVYKMVDTCAAEFESATPYFYGSYEDENESIVTERNSVVVLGSGPIRIGQGVEFDYATVHSVWAIKEAGYEAIIVNNNPETVSTDFSISDKLYFEPLTIEDVMHIIDLEKPMGVVVQFGGQTAINLADELQARGVKILGTSLEDLDRAENRDKFEQTLESLGVPQPLGKTATSVDQAVKIAATIGYPVLVRPSYVLGGRAMEIVYQEAELLHYMNNAVKINPQHPVLIDKYLTGKEIEVDAISDGTTVLIPGIMEHIERAGVHSGDSIAVYPPQSLSEEIKSQIIDYTIRLAKGLNIVGLLNIQFVLSKGEVYVLEVNPRSSRTVPFLSKITGVPMANLATKVILGAELEILGYQTGLYPEAEGVFVKAPVFSFAKLRNVDITLGPEMKSTGEVMGKDITLEKALYKALVASGIQIKNHGSVLLTIADKDKEEGLEIARRFHQIGYQLIATSGTADYLQTHQIPVKVVNKIEATDHNLLDVIRKGEAQFVINTLTKGKQPARDGFKIRRESVENGIPCLTSLDTAEAILRVLESMTFSTDTMPKFTKQPEVSLA, from the coding sequence ATGCCAAAACGTACAGATATTAACAAAATTCTAGTAATCGGATCAGGCCCTATTATAATTGGTCAAGCTGCAGAATTTGACTATGCTGGTACTCAAGCTTGCATCGCATTAAAAGAAGAAGGCTATGAGGTTGTGTTAGTAAATTCAAATCCAGCGACCATTATGACGGATACTGAAATCGCAGACAAGGTATATATCGAACCACTTACGTTAGAGTTTTTAAGCAATATAATTAGAAAAGAACGTCCAGATGCTTTAGTACCAACACTAGGTGGTCAAACAGGATTAAATCTAGCTGTTGAGTTAGCAGAATCAGGTGTGCTAGACGAGTGTGGTGTTGAAATACTTGGAACGAAACTATCAGCAATTAAACAAGCGGAAGATCGAGATTTGTTTAGAACTTTGATGAGGGAGTTAAACGAACCAGTACCTGAAAGTGAAATCATCCATAATTTAGCGGAGGCGTATGATTTTGTTGAACAGATAGGTTATCCAGTAATCGTTCGACCTGCCTATACACTTGGTGGAACTGGTGGCGGTATATGTGAAAATGAAGATGAATTAATTGAAATAGTAACGAGTGGATTGAAGAATAGCCCTGTAACGCAATGTCTATTGGAAAAAAGTATTGCAGGCTATAAGGAAATTGAGTATGAGGTAATGCGTGATTCGAACGATCATGCAATTGTTGTCTGTAATATGGAAAACTTTGATCCTGTTGGAGTGCATACGGGTGATTCAATCGTATTCGCTCCAAGTCAAACGCTTAGTGACCGTGAATACCAATTGCTGCGAAATGTTTCTTTAAAAATTATTCGTGCACTAAAAATCGAAGGTGGATGTAATGTTCAATTAGCATTAGACCCTGATAGCTTCAATTATTACATTATTGAAGTTAATCCACGTGTAAGTCGATCTTCTGCACTTGCATCAAAGGCTACAGGCTATCCAATTGCGAAGCTTGCGGCGAAAATTGCTGTAGGGTTAACTTTAGATGAAATGAAAAATCCTGTTACAGGTAGAACGTATGCTTGTTTCGAACCAGCGCTTGACTATATTGTCTCTAAAATTCCACGCTGGCCGTTTGACAAATTCGAATCAGCAAACCGTAGACTTGGCACTCAAATGAAAGCAACTGGAGAAGTCATGGCAATTGGCCGAACTCTAGAAGAATCATTATTAAAAGCTGTTCGTTCGTTGGAGTCTGATGTTGATTATCTTCGTTTAAAGGATGCAGAAGGATTCACTGACAAACTCATTGAAAAACGTATCAGAAAAGCAGGGGATGAACGACTATTCTATATCGCAGAAGCTTTACGTAGAGGTGTAACAAAGGAAATGATCCATGAATGGAGTAAAATTGACCTTTTCTTCCTTATGAAGATTGAGAAAATCATCTCATTTGAAAAAGAATTGAAGGAAAATCCATATAATCTAGACATTTTAAAATCTGCAAAAGAAAAGGGATTCGCAGATTCAGAGATTGCTAGGCTTTGGGAATCAACAGATCGTGAAGTATACAAACTTCGAAAACAATCAAGTATTATTCCAGTCTATAAAATGGTTGATACATGTGCTGCAGAATTTGAATCTGCTACACCTTATTTCTACGGTTCGTATGAAGATGAAAATGAGTCAATTGTAACTGAAAGAAACAGTGTTGTTGTACTAGGCTCCGGTCCAATACGTATCGGGCAAGGTGTCGAATTCGATTACGCAACTGTCCATTCTGTATGGGCGATAAAAGAAGCAGGCTACGAAGCAATCATTGTCAATAATAACCCTGAAACTGTTTCAACAGATTTTAGTATCTCTGACAAGCTATACTTCGAGCCACTTACCATTGAGGATGTCATGCACATCATCGACCTTGAAAAACCAATGGGAGTCGTTGTTCAATTCGGTGGACAAACAGCCATTAACCTTGCAGATGAATTACAAGCAAGAGGGGTTAAAATCTTAGGTACATCTTTAGAGGATTTAGATCGTGCTGAGAACCGGGATAAATTTGAACAAACACTTGAGTCGCTAGGAGTACCACAACCATTAGGAAAAACTGCAACATCTGTTGATCAAGCGGTGAAAATTGCAGCAACCATCGGGTATCCAGTATTGGTTCGTCCGTCATATGTATTAGGTGGACGTGCAATGGAAATCGTTTATCAGGAAGCTGAGCTTCTACATTACATGAACAATGCGGTGAAAATTAACCCTCAGCATCCGGTATTAATTGATAAATATTTAACAGGAAAAGAAATTGAAGTAGATGCGATTTCTGACGGAACAACGGTATTAATACCTGGAATTATGGAACATATTGAACGAGCTGGTGTTCACTCTGGAGACTCAATTGCTGTATATCCACCTCAAAGTTTATCTGAGGAAATTAAGAGTCAGATTATAGACTATACAATTCGTTTGGCAAAGGGTTTAAATATTGTTGGACTCCTAAATATTCAATTTGTTTTATCAAAAGGTGAGGTTTATGTTCTTGAAGTGAACCCACGCTCTAGTCGTACGGTACCTTTCTTGAGTAAGATCACTGGTGTTCCAATGGCAAACTTAGCTACAAAGGTTATTCTAGGTGCGGAGCTTGAAATTTTAGGTTATCAAACAGGTTTGTATCCAGAAGCAGAGGGTGTTTTTGTAAAAGCTCCAGTATTCTCTTTCGCTAAATTACGAAACGTTGATATTACGCTAGGACCAGAAATGAAATCTACTGGGGAAGTTATGGGCAAAGATATCACATTGGAAAAGGCTTTATATAAAGCGTTAGTTGCATCAGGAATTCAAATTAAAAATCATGGATCTGTCCTACTAACAATTGCGGATAAAGATAAAGAAGAAGGTTTAGAAATTGCGAGAAGGTTCCATCAAATTGGATATCAGCTAATTGCAACAAGTGGTACAGCGGATTACCTTCAAACACATCAGATACCGGTTAAGGTAGTTAACAAAATTGAGGCTACAGACCATAATTTACTGGACGTTATTCGTAAAGGAGAAGCGCAGTTTGTCATTAATACCCTTACAAAAGGAAAACAACCTGCGAGAGATGGATTTAAAATTAGACGAGAATCAGTTGAAAATGGAATTCCTTGTTTAACATCATTAGACACGGCAGAAGCTATTTTACGAGTATTAGAGTCTATGACATTTTCAACAGATACAATGCCCAAATTTACTAAACAGCCAGAGGTGAGCTTAGCGTGA
- a CDS encoding carbamoyl phosphate synthase small subunit: MKRQLILEDGTIFIGEAFGSDKENVGEVVFNTGMTGYQEILSDPSYCGQIVTLTYPLIGNYGINRDDFETITPFINGFVVKEFCDFPSNWRCEYTIDEYFKMKNIPGIAGIDTRKLTRIIRMHGTLKGAICGVDAHPDEIITRLKGAELPTNQVEVVSTKTAYPSPGRGHRVVLVDFGMKHGILRELNKRNCDVIVVPHDVTAEEVLQLNPDGIMLSNGPGDPKDVPQAIEMIQGVLGKVPLFGICLGHQLFALACGADTEKMKFGHRGSNHPVKELSTGKVDITSQNHGYTVKEDSISQTELEVTHVALNDGTVEGLKHKQASAFTVQYHPEASPGPEDANGLFDQFLNMIELNKKEGVL; encoded by the coding sequence ATGAAAAGACAATTAATTTTAGAAGACGGTACTATTTTTATCGGTGAAGCATTCGGCAGTGACAAAGAAAATGTAGGTGAAGTTGTATTTAATACTGGTATGACAGGCTACCAGGAGATTCTCTCAGATCCTTCATATTGCGGTCAAATAGTAACCTTAACATATCCTTTGATCGGAAATTATGGAATCAATCGAGATGATTTTGAAACAATTACACCTTTTATAAATGGATTCGTCGTAAAAGAATTTTGCGATTTTCCTTCTAACTGGAGATGTGAATACACAATAGATGAGTACTTTAAAATGAAAAATATTCCTGGTATTGCTGGGATAGACACACGGAAACTTACGAGAATTATTAGAATGCATGGAACATTAAAAGGTGCAATTTGTGGAGTAGACGCACATCCGGATGAAATCATTACTAGGCTTAAAGGAGCTGAGCTTCCTACAAATCAAGTAGAAGTTGTTTCAACGAAAACAGCTTATCCAAGTCCAGGTAGAGGCCATCGAGTCGTGTTAGTTGACTTTGGAATGAAGCATGGAATTTTAAGAGAATTAAATAAACGAAATTGCGATGTTATTGTTGTACCTCACGATGTGACAGCAGAGGAAGTATTACAGCTAAACCCAGATGGAATTATGTTATCGAATGGACCTGGAGATCCAAAGGATGTGCCACAAGCAATTGAAATGATTCAAGGTGTTTTAGGTAAGGTTCCTTTATTCGGAATTTGTTTAGGACATCAGTTATTTGCCTTAGCATGTGGAGCAGATACAGAAAAAATGAAATTTGGACATCGCGGTTCCAATCATCCAGTCAAAGAATTAAGCACTGGCAAAGTAGACATTACATCGCAAAATCATGGCTACACAGTAAAAGAAGATTCCATTTCGCAAACGGAATTAGAAGTAACTCACGTAGCGCTGAATGATGGAACAGTGGAAGGGTTAAAGCACAAACAAGCATCTGCTTTTACCGTACAATACCATCCGGAAGCTTCACCAGGACCAGAGGATGCGAACGGTTTATTTGATCAATTCTTAAACATGATTGAACTTAATAAGAAAGAAGGGGTTCTATAA